The genomic DNA GGACGTACGACGTCGGAGTCGCCCACGACGATCAGCGCCGGCGCCTTGATGGCCGCCACCGCTTCCTCCGGCCAGCCGACGAACTCCAGGTTGAGCCGCTTGACGCGTTCGATCAGCACCGGCCAGTCCTGCGGACGGGGCGCGGTGCGCAGGTAGTCCTCCTTCAACGGGCTGCCCGCGAGGTGTTCGGGGGAGAGCGCGGCCATGTCCTCCACCACGCCGGGGTGGAAGCCGTCCCGGTCGTAGGCAGGGGTGGCGAGGACCAGTTTGCGGGCGAGCTCGGGGTGGCGGATGGCGAGGCAGACGGCGATGCCGCTGCCCATGCCGAAGCCGAGGATGTCGGCGTCGCTGACCGACACGTGGCGCAGCACGGCCGCGGTGTCGTCGGCCAACTGCTCGTAGCTCAGTGGGCGCTCGATGTCGCCGGTGTGGCCGTGTGACTGCTGTTCGACGGCGACGACCCGGTGGTCGCGGGCCAGCAACGGCAGGATCGCGCCGAACGACGTGCCGATCGTGGCGAGCGCACCGTGCAGCAACACGAGCGGGCGGCCCTCGCCGTGCACCTCGTAGTACATGTCCAGGCCGTTCACCGGCACGTAGCCACTCGTGCCGGCCGCCGACGGTGTGCCCGATCCGCGCGGTGGCGTGGTCGGCCCCGTTGTCGGCTCCGTGGTCGTGGAGTTGGTCATGATGGTGCCTCCCCTGCCCGCGGCTCCAGGCTTGTCTTCCCGGTCCGCGCGGGGTCCGACCATGGATTCGGTGAGAACCCGGGAGAAATAGTCGGTCGGCGGGAGATTCGGGCGTGATCGACCGGAGGTCCGATGGGGGTCCGATGGATCAGCCGAGGTCAGACGGCGTTGACGCCGCCCCAGTAGCGGGGGTCGTCGCGGCGGCTGGGGAAGGGCTCCGGCGGGTCGGTTTCGGCAGTCTCGACCCACTCCGTCGGCGAGACGCGCTCGGGCAGTTCACCGAAACGGACGTACCGGAGGAACGCCAGCTCCTCGTCGGTGAAACGTTCCCGGGGGCCGGTGGTGTCGGTCATGTTCCGACCTCCTCTGGGGCGCGTGAACGGTGCCTGCCTCCATTGTGCGCCCGGACGGGTCACCGGCCGTGGAGTTCGACGATCTCGCCTGCTCTCGGCCGGCGGATCTCGGTGCCCGCCCGCTCGGCCTCCATGGCGAGAACGTCGTCCAGCACGCTCAGGCCCCACTCGTTGAGCAGCCCGTCGTGGATGGCGTACGCCCGCCGCGGCGCGACCTCGCGCAGATAGCCGATCATGGCGGGGACGGTCAGCCACGGCGCCTGTCCCGGTAGCAACAGCGTGGGTACGTCCACCACCGTCAGCGCGTCGCCCGGATGGAAGACCTCCCCGTCGACCAGGAAGCCGACGTTGTCCACCGGCGGCATGTCCGGATGGCTGACGTGATGCTTGCGGCCCAC from Actinopolymorpha sp. NPDC004070 includes the following:
- a CDS encoding alpha/beta hydrolase — its product is MTNSTTTEPTTGPTTPPRGSGTPSAAGTSGYVPVNGLDMYYEVHGEGRPLVLLHGALATIGTSFGAILPLLARDHRVVAVEQQSHGHTGDIERPLSYEQLADDTAAVLRHVSVSDADILGFGMGSGIAVCLAIRHPELARKLVLATPAYDRDGFHPGVVEDMAALSPEHLAGSPLKEDYLRTAPRPQDWPVLIERVKRLNLEFVGWPEEAVAAIKAPALIVVGDSDVVRPEHALSMFRLLGGGVAGDVAGLPNSQLAVLPGTGHLALMERAEWLTSMVHAFLAAPVRAKV
- a CDS encoding MBL fold metallo-hydrolase, with translation MKLTKFGHACVRLEKGGRSIVVDPGVMTPEAEALNRADAVLVTHEHLDHFDADRLAESELPVYTCPGVARHLTGLGERVQVVNDGDRFTVAGFEVSVVGRKHHVSHPDMPPVDNVGFLVDGEVFHPGDALTVVDVPTLLLPGQAPWLTVPAMIGYLREVAPRRAYAIHDGLLNEWGLSVLDDVLAMEAERAGTEIRRPRAGEIVELHGR